Proteins encoded by one window of Yamadazyma tenuis chromosome 2, complete sequence:
- a CDS encoding uncharacterized protein (EggNog:ENOG503P2GP; COG:S; BUSCO:EOG09264X31), protein MVKFALKITAELAGVTGLHPQDTPESPFEYTFTIECTKCREVHAKPVTINRFETHEISGSRGEASFVFRCKSCKSEHSAAIEPTGTVCTPDTNGKPVTILTIDARGLDFNEFIPDGFFACEGEDSPTKFTEIDLSEGEWYDYDDNAGEEVSVTEISWSIVRL, encoded by the coding sequence ATGGTGAAATTTGCATTAAAAATCACTGCTGAACTCGCTGGCGTCACGGGACTCCATCCGCAAGACACGCCTGAGTCGCCTTTTGAATATACTTTCACGATAGAGTGTACAAAGTGCCGGGAAGTCCATGCCAAACCAGTGACCATCAACCGATTTGAGACCCACGAAATATCAGGCTCCAGAGGAGAAGCCAGTTTTGTGTTCCGGTGTAAGCTGTGCAAATCAGAGCACTCTGCCGCCATTGAACCCACCGGAACTGTTTGTACACCTGACACAAATGGGAAACCCGTTACGATTTTGACGATCGATGCTAGAGGActtgatttcaatgaaTTTATTCCCGATGGCTTTTTTGCTTGTGAGGGAGAGGATTCGCCTACTAAGTTCACGGAGATAGATCTCTCGGAGGGAGAATGGTACGACTACGACGATAACGCTGGTGAGGAGGTGAGCGTCACCGAGATTCTGTGGAGCATAGTGCGTTTGTAG
- a CDS encoding uncharacterized protein (COG:C; EggNog:ENOG503NWGM): MQSTPIRTDTENDVSGHKDFSDVVQGEDYEIRQSVEAIFPVKHKIQALGDYKPPTVMSKLSANQLVMIAGASSGFLAGVAVCPLDVAKTRAQAQGAFGNQKTQIMRGYVDTFRTIVRDEGFKGLYRGVVPITVGYLPTWMIYFTAYERAKDFYGHFLKENFGINATGVSHFFSAITAGSASSIAVNPIWVVKTRLMIQRGNHQAASPNGTYYTGTIDAFRKMYRQEGLRVFYSGLVPSLFGLLHVGIHFPVYEYLKEVLGCNNKDPHRMASEGTLLKLIFSSTVSKTTASTITYPHEILRTRLQVQDVSSENPRKKQPLKQIIQTIYAKEGLRGFYAGYGINLVRTLPASAVTLVSFEYFKTYLLEINGYA; this comes from the coding sequence ATGcaatcaacaccaatacGAACAGATACAGAGAATGATGTCTCCGGTCACAAAGACTTCTCAGACGTGGTACAAGGTGAGGATTACGAAATACGGCAGTCGGTCGAGGCCATCTTTCCGGTGAAGCATAAGATTCAAGCTCTTGGAGATTATAAACCTCCCACGGTGATGAGCAAACTATCAGCAAACCAATTGGTAATGATAGCGGGCGCCTCGTCCGGGTTCCTCGCGGGGGTGGCGGTCTGCCCGTTGGATGTGGCCAAGACCCGGGCCCAGGCTCAAGGTGCCTTTGGGAATCAGAAGACCCAGATAATGAGAGGATACGTGGATACCTTCAGAACCATTGTGCGAGATGAAGGATTCAAGGGACTTTACCGAGGCGTGGTTCCCATAACCGTGGGATATCTCCCCACATGGATGATCTACTTTACTGCATACGAAAGAGCCAAAGACTTCTATGGCcactttttgaaggagaacTTTGGTATCAACGCAACCGGAGTCTCCCACTTTTTCTCGGCTATAACGGCAGGACTGGCTTCGTCGATTGCCGTGAATCCCATTTGGGTGGTCAAGACCAGACTAATGATCCAACGGGGGAACCACCAAGCAGCATCCCCAAATGGCACCTACTACACCGGAACCATTGATGCGTTTCGCAAAATGTACCGCCAAGAGGGATTACGGGTGTTCTACAGCGGACTTGTGCCTTCATTGTTTGGACTTCTTCACGTGGGGATCCATTTCCCGGTCTACgaatacttgaaggaagtgTTGGGATGTAATAACAAGGACCCTCACAGAATGGCATCTGAGGGCACTTTACTCAAGCTTATCTTCTCATCAACTGTTTCTAAAACCACTGCCAGCACCATCACATACCCCCACGAGATTCTCCGGACACGGCTCCAGGTCCAGGACGTGTCGCTGGAGAACCCGAGGAAGAAGCAACCGTTGAAGCAGATCATCCAGACGATTTATGCCAAAGAGGGACTTCGAGGATTTTATGCTGGGTATGGCATCAACTTGGTGCGGACGTTACCGGCCAGTGCAGTGACGTTGGTGAGTTTTGAGTATTTCAAAACGTATTTATTAGAGATAAACGGCTACGCATAA
- a CDS encoding thioredoxin (EggNog:ENOG503NWMI; COG:O), with amino-acid sequence MRFHITGVIVVLGASALGRAAQPVEFNPVVADHGDSGSQPVKDGVGSVAGTDHVNSNQLQTKNAKLMDESTSEEVELPEELNMDAFDKVTAEHLSFVEFFSPYCSHCKQLAPKWEQTYKEFRQELTELEVQMRQVNCVESADLCEREEVFAYPNLRIYAPIHDRQTGLKTGKSKFVTSYPRSLVRTPENFKKFVKNAVAEYSSGAIDLPSASKELDLDNVLKYIAGDVQQPEFVMFHPGTEKQWKVSDTTGKSAFAKGCYDCMDNKQIWDKLSNQVLTTVGTSHFSCGSNKELCAKLGFEKLADSKTASPEFVMFLPKATGTIRFDFKGFITLEALKKFASDLYENHKFEIVSAKTLSEIMEFRKSLPNEPLYSYYPLQNKVSIVFYYDPKTVAAEDKDILPYLLDFATYSPFNMYIYTTKSDKFERAIGSQAQNMVNFINFDEKEDKKTFNKAMHLATTLTTKPTLFIIKDNTLFTPIFQSYAPEDIRNKDKVLDFVARNQFPLYQELTPELMPLYFDKKNGNNQDKVVVTFVDSSNPQKTDEIFYQISLVAHQYQYVKNEYYFNDILEKRGQKEERVNELKKQNADSVQIIKAMRKEVPHLFDTNQVLFTFIDLTTNPNLAGYHGWNVNSREYAVGDTIVVTKDNTHYWDQDLTGEPLKTTPEDFSLVLKYLLDPQLVSHRVDLNLVNLKNYLVGSPYGASLRFMDVVHERGFAGYLIVILAVFGTVSAYLRFKKRSRRTTSSMGIIGNTEKHD; translated from the coding sequence ATGAGGTTTCATATTACCGGGGTGATTGTGGTATTGGGAGCGAGTGCGCTTGGCCGTGCGGCCCAGCCGGTTGAATTCAACCCCGTGGTAGCAGACCACGGTGATTCTGGAAGCCAACCAGTCAAAGATGGTGTTGGTTCGGTGGCGGGCACTGACCACGTTAACTCCAACCAACTCCAAACCAAGAATGCAAAACTCATGGATGAGTCGACATCCGAAGAAGTTGAGCTTcctgaagagttgaacatgGATGCTTTCGACAAAGTGACGGCTGAACACCTCTCTTTTGTCGAATTCTTTTCTCCATATTGTAGCCACTGTAAGCAGTTGGCACCAAAATGGGAACAGACTTACAAAGAATTCCGCCAGGAATTGACGGAATTGGAGGTTCAAATGAGACAAGTCAACTGTGTTGAAAGTGCTGATTTGTGTGAAAGAGAAGAGGTGTTTGCATATCCAAACTTGAGAATCTATGCTCCAATCCACGATCGTCAAACTGGCTTGAAGACGGGGAAACTGAAGTTCGTGACATCTTACCCCCGGTCATTGGTTAGGACTCCcgagaacttcaagaagtttgtgaAGAACGCAGTGGCCGAGTATTCAAGTGGTGCTATCGACTTGCCTAGTGCTTCCAAAGAACTCGACTTAGACAATGTTCTCAAGTACATTGCTGGGGATGTCCAGCAACCCGAGTTCGTGATGTTTCATCCAGGAACAGAGAAGCAGTGGAAGGTTAGTGACACCACGGGCAAATCAGCATTCGCCAAAGGTTGCTACGATTGTATGGATAACAAGCAGATATGGGACAAACTCTCGAACCAAGTCTTAACTACGGTTGGCACTAGCCATTTCAGTTGCGGGTCGAACAAGGAATTGTGTGCAAAGCTTGGGTTTGAGAAGTTGGCAGACAGTAAAACTGCATCTCCGGAGTTTGTGATGTTTTTACCAAAAGCCACTGGCACCATCAGGTTTGATTTTAAGGGTTTTATAACATTGGAGGCGTTGAAAAAGTTTGCTAGTGATCTCTATGAAAACCACAAGTTTGAAATTGTGTCTGCAAAGACATTGTCTGAGATCATGGAGTTTAGGAAAAGCTTACCTAATGAGCCTTTGTACTCCTACTACCCACTCCAAAACAAAGTGTCGATTGTTTTCTATTATGATCCTAAAACAGTTGCTGCTGAGGATAAAGATATCTTGCCTTACTTGTTGGACTTTGCCACCTACTCACCTTTCAACATGTACATTTATACTACAAAGAGTGACAAGTTTGAAAGAGCCATTGGAAGTCAGGCTCAGAATATGGTGAACTTTATcaactttgatgaaaaggaGGACAAAAAGACGTTCAACAAGGCCATGCACTTGGCTACTACTTTGACAACCAAACCAACCCTCTTTATCATCAAGGACAATACTTTGTTTACACctatttttcaaagttatGCCCCTGAAGACATAAGAAACAAGGATAAAGTGCTTGACTTTGTTGCCAGAAATCAGTTTCCCTTATACCAAGAGTTGACTCCGGAGTTGATGCCCCTTTATTTCGACAAAAAAAATGGCAACAATCAAGACAAGGTTGTTGTGACATTCGTTGATTCGTCAAATCCTCAAAAGACCGATGAGATCTTCTACCAGATATCGTTGGTGGCCCATCAGTACCAATATGTCAAAAACGAGTATTATTTCAACGATATACTTGAAAAAAGAGGACAGAAGGAAGAACGGGTGaacgaattgaagaaacaaaacGCCGACAGTGTTCAGATCATCAAGGCCATGAGGAAAGAAGTGCCTCATTTGTTTGATACCaaccaagttcttttcaCGTTCATTGATTTGACCACCAACCCCAACCTCGCAGGGTATCACGGATGGAATGTCAACTCCAGAGAGTACGCCGTAGGTGACACTATTGTTGTTACCAAAGACAACACTCATTACTGGGATCAGGATTTGACGGGAGAGCCGTTAAAGACCACACCGGAGGATTTCAGTCTCGTATTGAAGTACCTCTTGGACCCACAACTCGTATCTCACAGAGTTGATCTAAACCTAGTAAACCTCAAGAATTATCTCGTTGGAAGCCCCTACGGGGCCTCGCTACGGTTTATGGATGTTGTACATGAAAGAGGTTTTGCCGGATATTTGATTGTCATTTTGGCGGTGTTTGGTACGGTCCTGGCATACTTGAGATTCAAGAAGAGATCTCGTCGAACCACGAGCTCCATGGGCATCATCGGTAACACTGAAAAACACGACTAG
- the PMI1 gene encoding Mannose-6-phosphate isomerase (EggNog:ENOG503NVQ2; COG:G), with protein sequence MSLFRLDCGYQNYDWGKIGSSSAVAQFAASSNPATKIDESKPYAELWMGTHPSVPSKAVDAGNNTGKTLRELVESDPTAYLHSSIIEKFGSEKELPFLFKVLSIEKVLSIQAHPDKKLGAQLHAADPKNYPDDNHKPEMAIAVTAFEGFCGFKPLQELAQTLQTIPELNEIIGQDLVEEFVGGIKPDAELGSSDDAANRKLLQKVFGQLMNTEDTIIKAKARSLLARTKSEPELFGAISPFLAELIQRLDKQFPEDIGLFCGCLLLNHVHLKAGEAMFLQAKDPHAYISGDIIECMAASDNVVRAGFTPKFKDVKNLVEMLTYSYDSVEKQKMPLLPFAKSSGEAAKSVLYNPPIAEFAVLQIIFDTVAGKVQSFDGFEGPSIIICTEGSGSINITGSETSLPVKTGYVYFIGPNAEVQLESESTDKPFTTYRAFVEAE encoded by the coding sequence ATGTCATTATTCAGACTTGACTGTGGTTACCAAAACTACGACTGGGGGAAGATCGGCTCGTCCTCAGCCGTCGCCCAGTTCGCCGCCAGCTCCAACCCTGCCACCAAAATCGATGAATCCAAGCCCTACGCTGAGTTGTGGATGGGCACTCATCCTTCGGTACCCTCCAAAGCAGTCGATGCCGGCAACAACACCGGAAAAACCTTGAGGGAGCTCGTGGAATCCGACCCAACTGCATACTTACACAGCTCCATCATCGAGAAGTTTGGCAGTGAAAAGGAGCTACCTTTCTTGTTTAAGGTGTTATCCATCGAGAAAGTGTTGTCGATTCAAGCCCATCCcgacaagaagttgggcGCCCAGTTACACGCTGCTGACCCCAAGAACTACCCGGATGACAACCACAAGCCGGAAATGGCCATTGCTGTGACTGCGTTCGAAGGGTTCTGTGGGTTCAAGCCATTACAAGAGCTCGCGCAGACTTTGCAAACGATTCCCGAGTTGAACGAAATTATCGGCCAGGATCTCGTTGAAGAGTTTGTCGGGGGCATCAAGCCCGACGCCGAGTTGGGGTCTTCCGACGATGCTGCCAACCGCAAGTTGTTGCAGAAGGTATTTGGACAGTTGATGAACACCGAGGACACCATCATCAAGGCCAAAGCCCGGTCGTTATTGGCCAGAACCAAGTCTGAGCCCGAACTTTTTGGGGCAATCTCGCCATTTTTGGCCGAGTTAATCCAGAGATTGGACAAGCAGTTCCCAGAAGATATCGGGttgttttgtggatgcttgttgttgaaccacGTCCACTTGAAGGCTGGAGAAGCCATGTTTTTGCAAGCCAAGGATCCTCATGCTTATATCTCGGGGGATATCATCGAGTGTATGGCTGCTTCCGATAACGTGGTCAGAGCTGGATTCACCcccaagttcaaagacgtgaagaacttggtggaaatgTTGACCTATTCGTATGACTCGGTGGAAAAGCAAAAGATGCCATTGTTACCATTTGCCAAATCGAGCGGTGAAGCAGCCAAATCGGTGTTGTACAACCCTCCCATCGCTGAGTTTGCGGTGTTACAAATCATCTTCGACACTGTTGCCGGAAAGGTTCAGTCGTTTGACGGTTTTGAAGGACCTTCCATCATAATATGCACTGAAGGTTCTGGAtccatcaacatcactGGCTCTGAAACCTCATTACCTGTTAAAACCGGGTATGTCTATTTCATTGGCCCCAATGCTGAGGTTCAGTTAGAGTCTGAATCGACCGACAAGCCGTTCACCACCTACAGGGCTTTTGTGGAGGCCGAATAA
- a CDS encoding uncharacterized protein (EggNog:ENOG503Q376; COG:A) gives MSEDTSMTGAEIVSQQPNTTVPDTFTDAETTTVPESTPIPAEPTPQTTETISPKVQEEVDSRSVYVGNVNFTSTPVQLEEFFHSVGVIERITILFDRFTGIPKGYAYIEFNSEEGAQKAISELDGKVFRNRELKVTAKRTNFPGMSRRARGSSGRFRGRGGYRGSRGGRGFVRGPGSRGRGRGRGRGGFMSVRGVLGNDDDGNGGPTEWNRGGRGRARGRGRERSLPDSQASTAPQPDSISV, from the coding sequence ATGAGTGAGGATACATCTATGACCGGAGCCGAGATCGTTTCTCAACAACCGAACACCACGGTACCAGATACTTTCACAGATGCAGAAACAACTACGGTACCCGAAAGCACGCCCATACCGGCAGAGCCCACCCCACAAACCACAGAAACCATCAGCCccaaagttcaagaagaggTTGATAGCCGTTCTGTGTACGTAGGAAACGTCAACTTCACAAGTACTCCCGTACAATTGGAAGAGTTTTTCCACCTGGTAGGAGTGATAGAACGTATCaccattttgtttgatCGGTTCACAGGTATCCCCAAAGGTTACGCCTATATAGAATTCAATTCGGAGGAAGGTGCACAAAAAGCTATCAGCGAACTAGACGGAAAAGTGTTCAGAAACCGAGAGTTGAAAGTGACGGCGAAGCGAACAAATTTCCCCGGGATGTCTAGACGTGCCAGAGGAAGCTCTGGTAGGTTCCGAGGCAGAGGTGGCTACCGAGGTTCGAGAGGTGGGAGAGGTTTTGTGAGAGGACCGGGAAGTAGAGGCAGAGGAAGAGGTAGAGGTAGAGGAGGGTTTATGTCAGTGAGAGGAGTGCTTggtaatgatgatgatggcAATGGCGGCCCCACTGAATGGAACCGTGGTGGCCGAGGGAGGGCCAGAGGGAGGGGCAGAGAGAGAAGTCTTCCTGATTCCCAGGCGTCTACTGCTCCACAACCCGATTCCATTTCCGTATGA
- the NOP16 gene encoding Nucleolar protein 16 (EggNog:ENOG503P548; COG:A), giving the protein MASVRKRKMARSSVKKNTRRLKDKHARVKIFSNPLIKEKWDSSLTLQQNYKKLGLRAKLGHIAGGVDRPLQKYSDGPKDDPATVKPEDVEQTEDPAQIPEGEARIIRDPDTNEVIKVIYGTMKGNSTQNQKEDSEVVQELQKTALKNASIVKERVQSERESDWLTSLYEKYGDDYEKMKWDKKLNIYQQSAGDLKRRIIKWKKANK; this is encoded by the coding sequence ATGGCATCCGttagaaagagaaagatgGCCCGTTCATCggtcaagaagaacaccAGACGATTAAAGGACAAACACGCAAGAGTCAAGATCTTCTCGAACCCAttaatcaaagaaaaatggGATAGCTCCTTGACATTGCAGCAAAACTATAAGAAGCTTGGATTAAGAGCCAAACTTGGGCACATTGCCGGGGGAGTCGACAGGCCCTTGCAGAAGTATAGCGATGGTCCCAAGGACGACCCGGCCACCGTAAAACCCGAAGACGTGGAACAAACAGAAGATCCTGCTCAAATACCTGAAGGGGAGGCTCGCATTATAAGAGATCCCGACACTAATGAGGTGATCAAGGTGATATACGGAACCATGAAAGGGAACAGTACACAGAACCAGAAAGAAGATTCAGAAGTCGTTCAAGAGTTGCAGAAAACAGCCCTCAAAAATGCCAGCATAGTTAAAGAGAGAGTTCAATCCGAAAGAGAAAGCGACTGGTTAACAAGCCTTTATGAAAAGTATGGAGATGACTATGAAAAGATGAAGTGggacaagaagttgaacataTACCAGCAAAGTGCAGgagatttgaagagaaggaTCATCAAATGGAAAAAGGCCAACAAATAG
- the CFD1 gene encoding cytosolic Fe-S cluster assembly factor cfd1 (COG:D; EggNog:ENOG503NVQZ), whose product MEQQPPRSLANVKHIVLVLSGKGGVGKSSVTTQTALTLVNKGFDVGVLDIDLTGPSLPRMFGVEKKQVFQSTNGWVPVSVYSNALDPVEKNGKTRRGNLSLMSLGFLLGDRGNSVVWRGPKKTAMIRQFLKDVVWNSGSSSKPLDYLIIDTPPGTSDEHIAIAEELRWASPIDGAIIVTTPQQVATADVRKEINFCQKIELDILGIVENMSGFICPYCAECTNIFSSGGGKALSESLNLDFLGNIPIAPKFVEFIEMQDNEENDGKRKLIDLYEECELSPIMNGVIDKILAKDLPSRI is encoded by the coding sequence ATGGAACAACAACCTCCACGCTCGCTCGCGAACGTCAAGCACATTGTGTTGGTTCTCTCGGGGAAAGGTGGTGTAGGAAAGTCGTCTGTGACTACCCAAACGGCGTTGACATTGGTAAATAAAGGTTTTGATGTGGGGGTACTAGATATAGACTTGACGGGACCCTCTCTTCCAAGAATGTTTGGAGTCGAGaaaaaacaagttttccaGTCCACAAACGGATGGGTGCCTGTACTGGTGTATAGCAATGCGTTGGATCCGGTGGAGAAGAACGGCAAGACAAGAAGAGGTAACTTATCGTTGATGTCGCTAggatttcttcttggggaTAGAGGAAACTCTGTTGTGTGGAGAGGCCCCAAAAAAACAGCAATGATACGACAGTTCCTCAAGGATGTGGTATGGAATAGTGGCCTGCTGTCGAAGCCTTTGGACTATTTAATCATCGATACACCTCCAGGTACATCTGACGAGCATATTGCCATAGCAGAAGAATTGAGATGGGCTCTGCCTATTGACGGGGCTATAATCGTCACCACTCCACAGCAGGTGGCCACGGCTGACGTGAGgaaagaaatcaacttttgCCAAAAAATTGAGTTGGATATCTTGGGAATTGTAGAGAACATGAGTGGATTTATATGCCCATACTGCGCAGAGTGTACTAATATCTTTCTGAGTGGTGGAGGTAAAGCTTTGAGTGAGAGCTTGAACCTCGACTTTCTTGGGAACATTCCCATTGCTCCaaagtttgtggagtttATTGAAATGCAAGATAACGAAGAAAACGACGGGAAGAGGAAGCTCATCGACTTGTACGAGGAGTGTGAACTAAGCCCGATTATGAACGGTGTCATCGATAAGATTCTTGCCAAGGACCTTCCATCGAGAATATGA
- a CDS encoding uncharacterized protein (EggNog:ENOG503PVD8): MSSRLQISETKPSRSASVSRKFQPHFTGPSVSLPPIKHFQLDYILKHVLKDESQQTVDCLVDVSSRYRKDLKKEIRLKLSIEQRLQNKNIEVAKRAHSIDTGLQNEITSISKTLYQASVSRDPAGATSERSNNLDVEVLQVVQMAEEISPKFFSITKKAAKIDVHLNGSDALTKKGSSQRAKYPLLYQFFHPEIPEVKKDKSAPPQTPSQTPSQNSPPVSAPLSYPRPESNEHHNLNTLPSSEQPITIDDKPMDPKAFDEFMAQTLSNYRNQQSKRYAGTDIFMEEQQRLYDSTELYNGTHFSGSSATSSAFHQYQDPIGLLYVMPSISAKSAATVTENFQTSHFKKLRINGSPITSESFRKRSLVPEDCECKSDRNVFNKPLEATASKSSSASISTEEDVHIEPLIVSDSSDSDSSHDDNAEEPLSVATNEYYSSLHDDYRSKKKKQKRRSLQKRIPSVRAFSPTPKHEPSHHILKPKASILKPSVYKDVSRASKPSKSLQESPDSKVWDRESSPPPRLPIINNDTVNSVNSITALGIIVREDSSDAQSENDRVVEWNGLPEESAVQKNDSIKSLDRLRSLVL, encoded by the coding sequence ATGCTGAGTAGACTTCAGATCTCGGAGACCAAACCCTCGCGATCGGCTTCGGTTTCACGCAAATTTCAACCCCATTTCACCGGTCCCTCAGTCTCACTCCCTCCAATAAAACACTTTCAATTGGACTATATCCTCAAACACGTGCTCAAGGACGAGTCGCAGCAGACGGTAGACTGCCTTGTGGATGTCTCGTCGAGGTACCGgaaggatttgaaaaaggAAATCAGATTGAAGCTCTCTATAGAACAGCGACTACAGAACAAAAACATCGAGGTGGCCAAAAGAGCCCATTCCATCGACACAGGCCTCCAAAATGAAATTACATCCATCTCCAAAACGTTGTACCAGGCGTCTGTTTCACGTGATCCCGCCGGTGCGACCCTGGAGCGATCCAATAaccttgatgttgaagtcTTGCAAGTGGTTCAGATGGCAGAGGAGATTCTGCCCAAGTTCTTTAGTATAACGAAGAAGGCTGCCAAGATCGACGTTCATTTGAATGGTTCCGACGCTTTGACCAAGAAGGGCTCTTCACAGAGAGCAAAGTACCCGCTTCTATACCAGTTCTTCCATCCTGAGATTCCTGAAGTGAAGAAAGACAAAAGTGCTCCACCCCAAACTCCATCCCAAACTCCATCCCAAAATTCACCGCCAGTATCAGCACCTTTGTCATATCCTCGTCCGGAGTCTAATGAGCATcacaacttgaacaccttGCCCTCTTCAGAACAACCCATAACCATAGACGATAAGCCCATGGACCCCAAAGCCTTTGATGAGTTCATGGCCCAAACTCTCAGCAACTACAGAAACCAGCAGAGCAAACGGTACGCCGGGACCGACATCTTCATGGAAGAACAGCAGAGATTATACGATAGCACAGAGCTTTACAATGGAACCCATTTCTCAGGCTCTTCAGCTACATCTTCAGCCTTCCACCAATATCAAGACCCTATTGGATTGCTCTATGTGATGCCACTGATCTCGGCCAAGTCAGCTGCCACTGTTACTGAGAACTTTCAGACTTCAcacttcaagaaactcCGAATAAACGGGTCTCCTATAACCTCGGAGTCGTTCAGAAAAAGACTGCTCGTCCCTGAAGACTGTGAATGCAAATCTGATAGGAATGTTTTCAACAAGCCGTTGGAAGCAACAGCTTCCAAGTCAAGCTCGGCTTCAATTAGCACCGAAGAAGACGTTCACATTGAGCCATTGATTGTTTCAGACTCTTCAGACTCGGATTCCAGTCACGACGACAACGCTGAAGAACCTCTCTCTGTCGCCACTAACGAGTACTATTCATCTCTACATGATGATTACCgactgaagaagaaaaaacAGAAGCGTCGTCTGTTGCAAAAGAGAATACCACTGGTGAGAGCCTTTTCTCCTACACCAAAACACGAACCGTCTCATCACATTTTGAAGCCGAAGGCTTCTATCCTCAAGCCGCTGGTGTACAAAGATGTATCAAGAGCTCTGAAACCGTCAAAGCTGTTACAAGAGTCTCCAGATTCTAAAGTATGGGACAGagaatcatcaccacctcCCCGTCTTCCCATTATCAACAACGACACCGTCAACTCCGTCAACAGCATCACCGCCTTGGGAATCATTGTAAGAGAAGATTCCAGTGATGCCCAGTCTGAAAATGACAGAGTCGTCGAATGGAATGGTCTACCTGAGGAGTCAGCCGTACAAAAGAATGACAGTATTAAATCCCTTGACCGGCTTCGGTCGCTTGTATTATAA
- a CDS encoding uncharacterized protein (COG:U; EggNog:ENOG503NVR2; BUSCO:EOG09262YQG), whose amino-acid sequence MAIFSDHPYTSITVKIEQLARPHQNDDIDNALELYISDLLHLIKLQPQTGASEAARAIRKRIKYGESVEEQLRALNILELLILNAGSKIGPIVARDDKLLDVLKGSITGSGKTGMGVPFDPEVQQKTKELAAGWKSELADLEGYKYMASLWKFIPRNRSGGHHHSRTRSESHRYDDETPENAFDDADGVRSPSPSSPALRRGIHKKVPPPRPSSSSPYTSTSGTKSRSTKDKRKKKKKKRGHGIVYADEQYRIPQINYKVEAPNIRSTLADAQTHTTALNNYLILLAPGVSPLDDQKTQQEFEKCKKARRSVLKYLQYVGAGDPSEKSREVLQMDEEFLGSLIAANESLVEVFKKFDFQAGYTDENPAPNYDDEESSGESYYTSESEDESNDVDALAENVRGYHVAEGSSSTAPVSAPPRVKSPPPPRPSKPAALAAPPKIQRTNTNATVSSDPFGDLNEVDGQKSVYY is encoded by the coding sequence ATGGCTATCTTCAGCGACCACCCGTACACGTCGATCACGGTAAAAATCGAGCAATTGGCACGGCCCCACCAGAACGATGATATTGATAACGCATTGGAGTTGTACATCTCCGACTTGCTTCATTTGATCAAACTCCAGCCGCAAACTGGTGCCAGTGAGGCCGCCAGGGCCATTCGAAAAAGAATCAAATACGGAGAGTCCGTCGAGGAACAACTCCGGGCATTGAACATCTTGGAGctcttgatcttgaatgCTGGTAGCAAAATTGGGCCCATAGTAGCTAGAGACGATAAATTGTTGGATGTGTTGAAAGGGTCTATCACGGGTTCTGGTAAGACTGGGATGGGTGTACCATTCGACCCCGAAGTCCAGCAAAAAACAAAGGAGTTGGCAGCTGGCTGGAAGTCTGAGTTGGCTGACCTTGAAGGGTATAAGTATATGGCATCATTGTGGAAATTCATTCCTAGAAATCGGTCTGGGGGTCACCACCATTCGAGGACCAGGTCTGAATCCCACCGGTACGACGACGAGACTCCTGAGAATGCCTTTGATGATGCAGATGGCGTACGGAGCCCGTCACCCTCAAGTCCTGCTCTTCGTAGAGGTATCCATAAAAAGGTGCCTCCTCCCAGACCCCTGTCATCTTCTCCATACACAAGCACTTCTGGCACCAAGTCGAGATCAACCAAAGacaagaggaagaagaagaagaagaagcgGGGCCACGGTATTGTGTACGCTGATGAGCAGTACAGGATTCCGCAGATCAACTATAAGGTGGAAGCTCCCAATATCAGAAGCACCTTGGCCGATGCCCAGACCCATACCACTGCATTGAACAATtacttgatcttgttggcGCCCGGAGTGTCTCCGCTTGATGACCAAAAGACCCAGCaggagtttgaaaagtGTAAGAAGGCTAGGCGGAGTGTATTGAAGTACTTGCAGTATGTGGGGGCTGGAGATCCGTCTGAAAAAAGTAGAGAAGTGTTGCAAATGGACGAGGAGTTCTTGGGCAGTTTGATTGCGGCCAATGAGCTGCTTGTGgaggtgttcaagaagtttgattTCCAGGCTGGATACACGGATGAGAATCCCGCTCCCAATTACGACGACGAGGAAAGTAGTGGAGAAAGCTACTATACCAGCGAGTCTGAAGACGAGTCCAACGATGTTGATGCGTTGGCTGAGAATGTCCGTGGGTATCATGTGGCTGAAGGGTCCAGTTCGACTGCTCCCGTGTCAGCACCTCCAAGGGTCAAGTCTCCACCTCCCCCCAGGCCTTCAAAACCTGCTGCTTTGGCGGCTCCACCGAAAATCCAACgcaccaacaccaatgcCACTGTGTCGAGCGATCCGTTTGGCGATTTGAATGAAGTGGATGGGCAGAAGTCGGTGTACTATTAG